GGCACGCCCCGGCCTGTTCGGCGGGGCGTGCCGCATTTTTGCGCCTGGAATGAAAGCACGGCCCCTGGGGGGCCGTGCGAATAAGGGGACAAGAGGCTCTCTCTTCTGCCGCGAGCCTTGCTCAACCGCCTAGCGGGAGGCGCCCGCCATGCGGCTGCGCGGCTCGCTGGGCGTGTGCCCGTTGGTGACGTGGGCGTTCTGGCGGCCCGTCTGGGTCGGCTCACTGGCCTCGGCCTTGCCGCTGTTGATGCTGATGCGGCGGGCAGGGGCCTTCTGCACCTTGGGCAGGCGGAGGGTGAGCACGCCGTTCACCAGCTCGGCCTGGGCCTGGTCCTCGACGACCGGCGCGGGCAGCTGCACCTGACGCATGACGCTGCCCCAGCGGCGCTCGCGCCGATGCCAGGTCTTGTCGGTGTCCTCCTGTTCCTCGGCCTTCTCGGCCTTGATGGTGAGGACCCCCTCGTTGACCTCGCACGTGATGTCGCTCTCGGCGAAGCCGGGCAGTGAAGCGCGGACGATGTAGCTGTTCTGGTCCTCGCCGAAGTCCAGGGCCATGCCGGTGGACTGCTCGCGGTTGAG
The nucleotide sequence above comes from Phycisphaerales bacterium. Encoded proteins:
- a CDS encoding Hsp20/alpha crystallin family protein, whose translation is MIRSITNRPTNSPAARQPAPFTPLSRMMDEFFGTDPFFALTPVSFTALNREQSTGMALDFGEDQNSYIVRASLPGFAESDITCEVNEGVLTIKAEKAEEQEDTDKTWHRRERRWGSVMRQVQLPAPVVEDQAQAELVNGVLTLRLPKVQKAPARRISINSGKAEASEPTQTGRQNAHVTNGHTPSEPRSRMAGASR